The Streptomyces camelliae genome segment TCGCGGCGACCTGCTCCCGCAACCGGCACCAAGGTGCCGGGCAGCTTGGTGCCCCACCGAACCCGTTCCGGCCGCCGTAGCCGCCAGGCATGCTCTTCTCAGAACGCCGGACGGAAAGAAAGCACCGGCGACGGTCGATCAAATCCCGAAATCAAGAACTGCTTTCGCTATCGAACCGGGGGGACTGTCATGTCGAAAATCGTTCGCGCCGCAGTCATTGCCGTACTGGTCATCGCTCCCGCATTTGGGGCGGCTGATGCCGCCCCGACCGCCTTGGCGGACGGCATCGGATGGGACCAGACCCCCACGGCTGCAGCCGCCGTGGGCGTACCGGTCACCTCCGCGGTGACGCCGCCGCAGACGGACGGTATCGGCTGGGACTAGGAGAACCATGCACCTCGTCCACCTGGTCCTCACCAGCCCTGACCTGCCGCAGCCCAGCTCTGCGGATGCCGAGCGCGTCCTGGACACCTTGTGGGCCCACCTCGATCCCAGGGCCGGCATCGAACACATGCGGACCCGGCCCCGACCCAGCGGAGTAGATCTCGGCCTGTTCTTCAGCGGCGACGGACGGCGCCCCGCACGTCGCAGCCGCTGTCGCCCACCTCCTTGCCTCCCTCCCCGGCTGGACCGCGACACCTCCGCGGTGAACGCGCACGCCCACCGAAGTCCCGCCGACATCTTTCTCTGGGAATTCGTGTCAGAACTGCCTCGACACGAATCCCTCACTCGGGACGCCCGGTTCCAGGGTCCTTTGTGCCGCGCTCTCTTGCCCGACCGCCGATGGCGGTGGCGCCACACCTGAGCTCACCGCACTGACGTCGTCGCGAGTGGCCCGACTCACGCAACACGCGCCATGGCCCGGCTCGGCATAGCCGACCGGTCTCCGTCTCGCCCATGGACCTACCTTCCCACCACCGTTTCAGGAGACTCCCTTGCCTCGCACCTCCCGCATTCTGTCCGCCGTCGTCGTCGCCGGAGCCTTGGCCGCCCCGATGGGGGTGATGTCCACCGCGCACGCCGCGGAGTCCGCCGGCCCGGTTCCGGTCGTCAACGCCAAGACCGCGGTGGCGCGCCACGCCATGACCGTCGACGGCGTCGCGCTCACGGTCACCGACCCCGATATGCCGGTCGGCGCGTCGTTCGCACCCAAGCCCGGGGACTCGGTGCAGAGCGCCTCGGCCGAGGCGTCCGGACCGTTCAGGTTCTTCTCCGTCACGGCGGTGCCCTTCGGTGAGCGGTTGCCCAAGTCCGACTTCCCGGTCGCGGAGTCCGGCAGCAGCGCCGCCTGGCGGTCGGTCGGCGGCCCCTGGGCCCCGGGGCCGGTCGCGACACTGTTCGGGCAGAGGGTGACCGGGCAGGTCCGGCACGAGACCGATGGCGCCAGCAAGCTCCGGACCGTGCAGTGGATCGTCGAGGCAGGCAAGAGGATCTGGGTGGTGCGCGCTGAACACGCGGAGCCACACGTCCCAGCCGGGTTCGGCACCGGCATCACGGTGACCTCCGCCGACCTGACGAAGCCGACGACCGTCGACGTCACCGCCGCCAACGCCGGCTCCCACCCGCACGCCACCGCGATGGCCGCCACCGCCACTGCTTCGGGGGACCCGGTCATATCCTTCGGCGGACCGCTGCCCGCACCTCCATCCAGATACTGGACCCACGGCGGCGGCACCTGCGACGGCGGCTACTACAGCCTGCTCAACGAGAAGATCGACGGCCTGCAGGTCTGCGGCTACAGCAACGGCAACGACCGCGCCACCGGCTGGGGCAGCAACGAATGGGAGTGCGCCGAACTCCCGATGCGCTACGCGATCCAGCGCTGGGGCCTGACCGGCAACGACGGCGGCGACGGCAAGGACCAGGCCGACAACCTCACGGCCGCACTCAACAACATCCACCCCGGGCGCTTCGTGCTGCGTGGCAACTCCCTGTCCGACCACACCGCCCCCCAGCCCGGCGACGTGATCTCCTACTACGACAGCGGCGCCGGTCACACCGGCGTCGTCATCGCCAGCCACGTCGACGCGAGCGGCAACGGCACGATCGACATGGTCCACCAGAACTGGAACCAGGTCGCCTCCACACCCGGCGAGTGGGACGGCATCACCGTCAGCAACGGCATGGTCGAGAACGTCCTGGGCGGCTCTGGTGACGTGCACTGGATGCACGACACCGCCTGGACCCCGATCCCGGCCGGCTTCAACGTCGCCATCGACGCAGGCGGCACGGCGGCCTCCGGCCAGACCGTCTCCGGCACCGTCAACCTCACCGGCCTGGCGAGCGCCTCCGGCTACATCAACACCGGCCGATACGTGATCACCGGACCCAACGGCTACAACAGCGGCCAACTGACCCCCTCAGCTGGTGGAGCATCGAACTACCCGTATGCCTGGAACACGGCCGGGCTGACCGGCGGTACGTACCAGGTTTCCTTCATCGCCAACGAGATCGACGGCCAGGACCACACGTACGGGCCCGTCAGTGTGACGGTCGCTACCCTGCCTCGAAGCAGCTCATCGGGCCTCACCGCGATGCCCAACGGCGGATACACCACAGACTGGAGGGGCACAGACGGGCGGCTGTGGGTGGGGACCGGCAGCGGGACGTCGATGGCACAGCCCGCTGAGCCCTGGCTGCTCGGTGTCGCGCAGGGAACCAAGCCGTCCATCGCCACCCTGACCGACGGCACCTGGGTCACCGCCTGGGCCGGCGACGACGGGCGGCTGTGGGTGGGGACCGGCAGCGGACTCACCATGGCCAAGCCGGCAGAGCCCTGGCTGCTCGGCGTCGCTCCCGGCACCAGCCCGTCGATCGTCGCCCTGCCCAACGGCGGCTGGGAAGTCGCGTGGAAGGGCGACGACGGCTACCTGTGGGTGGGGACCGGCAGCGGACTCAACATGGCACAGCCGGCTGAGCCGTGGAAGCTCGGTGTGGCCGACACGACCAGTCCATCGCTGGCCGCTTTGCCCAACGGCGGCTTCGAGGTGGCGTGGAAGGGCAACGACGGCTACCTGTGGGTCGGGACCGGCAACGGAACGTCGATGGCACAGCCCGCGGAACCGTGGAAGCTCGGCGTCGGCACCAGCGGCAGCTCCTCCAGCCCGTCGCTGGCAACCATGTCCGACGGCAGCTTCGAGGTGGCGTGGAAGGGCGGTGACGGCTACCTGTGGGTCGGGACCGGCAACGGAACGTCAATGGCACAGCCCGCGGAACCGTGGAAGCTCGGTGTGGCCGACACGACCAGTCCATCGCTGGCCGCTTTGCCCAACGGCGGCTTCGAGGTGGCGTGGAAGGGCAACGACGGCTACCTGTGGGTCGGGACCGGCAACGGGACGTCGATGGCACAGCCCGCGGAACCGTGGAAGCTCGGCGTCGGCACCAGCGGCAGCTCCTCCAGCCCGTCGCTGGCAACCATGTCCGACGGCAGCTTCGAGGTGGCGTGGAAGGGCGGTGACGGCTACCTGTGGGTCGGGACCGGCAACGGGACGTCGATGGCACAGCCCGCGGAACCGTGGAACCTCGGCGTGGCCTGAGCCGTTGAAAGCCGCCGGCCGGGGACCCGCCATCAGCGCGAGCTCCCCAGTCGGGCTGACGTTAACGATCACGTCACTGGCCCCGAACGAGCCGGAGCCGCCTCGGGGCAGGAAGCAGGGGCCCGCAAGGCCAGCAGGGTGACCGCCCATACGGCGGCCAGCAGCGCCTAGGCAGCCGCCGCATGGACCTGCACGGCCACGCTGATCAGCCCGAAGGCAACCAGGATGCCCGCGACGAGCAGCGGGGCCGGGATCCGGGCGGCCCTCTTGATCGGGCCCGGCCAGTGGTGGCGGATCTGCATCGTGGCGAGTGCCTGGTCCAGCCCGCGGTCGGCGCGCACGGTCCCACTCTCGGGCCCCC includes the following:
- a CDS encoding CHAP domain-containing protein; translated protein: MPRTSRILSAVVVAGALAAPMGVMSTAHAAESAGPVPVVNAKTAVARHAMTVDGVALTVTDPDMPVGASFAPKPGDSVQSASAEASGPFRFFSVTAVPFGERLPKSDFPVAESGSSAAWRSVGGPWAPGPVATLFGQRVTGQVRHETDGASKLRTVQWIVEAGKRIWVVRAEHAEPHVPAGFGTGITVTSADLTKPTTVDVTAANAGSHPHATAMAATATASGDPVISFGGPLPAPPSRYWTHGGGTCDGGYYSLLNEKIDGLQVCGYSNGNDRATGWGSNEWECAELPMRYAIQRWGLTGNDGGDGKDQADNLTAALNNIHPGRFVLRGNSLSDHTAPQPGDVISYYDSGAGHTGVVIASHVDASGNGTIDMVHQNWNQVASTPGEWDGITVSNGMVENVLGGSGDVHWMHDTAWTPIPAGFNVAIDAGGTAASGQTVSGTVNLTGLASASGYINTGRYVITGPNGYNSGQLTPSAGGASNYPYAWNTAGLTGGTYQVSFIANEIDGQDHTYGPVSVTVATLPRSSSSGLTAMPNGGYTTDWRGTDGRLWVGTGSGTSMAQPAEPWLLGVAQGTKPSIATLTDGTWVTAWAGDDGRLWVGTGSGLTMAKPAEPWLLGVAPGTSPSIVALPNGGWEVAWKGDDGYLWVGTGSGLNMAQPAEPWKLGVADTTSPSLAALPNGGFEVAWKGNDGYLWVGTGNGTSMAQPAEPWKLGVGTSGSSSSPSLATMSDGSFEVAWKGGDGYLWVGTGNGTSMAQPAEPWKLGVADTTSPSLAALPNGGFEVAWKGNDGYLWVGTGNGTSMAQPAEPWKLGVGTSGSSSSPSLATMSDGSFEVAWKGGDGYLWVGTGNGTSMAQPAEPWNLGVA